The Thalassomonas actiniarum genome contains the following window.
CGGTGAAGACGAAAGACGATACAAATACGGCAAACAGTGTCAATGCAAGCACACAGACACTACCGGTATTATCGGTGCAACCGGCAACTTGTGTCGCCCTGCACCAGGGGCGTACCTGTTTTGCCCAGCTATCATTAAACTGGCAAAGCACGGGGGCCGGTGATTTTTGTATTTATCTTAAAGACAGTAAACAGCCGGTGCGCTGCTGGAAAAACAGCCGGGGAAATTTAACCAGTTTTGAATTTGAGTCAGACAAAAAAGTGGTTTTTCAGTTAATCGAACAGGGAAAAAACCATGT
Protein-coding sequences here:
- a CDS encoding DUF3019 domain-containing protein yields the protein MYFKRATTVLAFALLSAWQSPVMAAQVSKVKTLPAPGSPVKTKDDTNTANSVNASTQTLPVLSVQPATCVALHQGRTCFAQLSLNWQSTGAGDFCIYLKDSKQPVRCWKNSRGNLTSFEFESDKKVVFQLIEQGKNHVVAETSVDVSWVHKAAPRKRRWRIF